The following proteins are co-located in the Lagopus muta isolate bLagMut1 chromosome 11, bLagMut1 primary, whole genome shotgun sequence genome:
- the LRRN1 gene encoding leucine-rich repeat neuronal protein 1, which produces MAKIRLVLTVCQVVLELLTNSLTESSVQSNECPQLCVCEIRPWFTPQSTYREATTVDCNDLRLTKIPSNLSSDTQVLLLQSNNIAKTTDELQLLFNLTELDFSQNNFTSIKDVGLSNLTQLTTLHLEENQIMEMTDYCLQDLCNLQELYINHNQISSISANAFSGLKNLLRLHLNSNKLKVIDSRWFDSTPNLEILMIGENPVIGILDMNFKPLSNLRSLVLAGMYLTDIPGNALVGLDSLESLSFYDNKLVKVPQLALEKVPNLKFLDLNKNPIHKIQEGDFRNMLRLKELGINNMGELVSMDRYALDNLPELTKLEATNNPKLSYIHRLAFRNVPALESLMLNNNALNAVYQKTVESLPNLREISIHSNPLRCDCVIHWINSNKTNIRFMEPLSMFCAMPPEYRGQQVKEVLTQDSNEQCLPMISHETFPNHLNLDIGMTVFLDCRAMAEPEPEIYWVTPLGNKVTVESLSDKYKLSSEGTLEISNIQIEDSGRYTCVAQNVEGADTRVATIRVNGTLLDGTQVLKIFVKQAESHSILVSWKVNSNVMTSNLKWSSATMKIDNPHITYTARVPVDVHEYNLTHLQPSTDYEVCLTVSNIHQQTQKSCVNVTTKNAAFALDISDQETSTALAAVMGSMFAVISLASISVYIAKRFKRKNYHHSLKKYMQKTSSIPLNELYPPLINLWEGDSDKDKDGSAETKPTQVDTSRSYYMW; this is translated from the coding sequence ATGGCTAAGATTAGATTAGTTTTAACTGTTTGCCAGGTGGTGCTAGAATTGCTAACGAATTCATTAACTGAGTCTTCCGTACAGAGTAATGAATGTCCCCAGCTCTGTGTGTGCGAAATCAGGCCATGGTTTACACCACAGTCAACATACAGGGAAGCCACAACAGTTGACTGCAATGACCTTCGTTTAACAAAAATCCCCAGCAATCTTTCCAGTGACACTCAAGTCCTTCTGTTACAAAGCAACAATATTGCAAAGACCACAGATGAACTCCAACTGCTATTTAATTTAACAGAGTTAGATTTTTCACAAAATAACTTCACAAGCATCAAAGACGTGGGGCTCTCAAATCTTACTCAGCTGACTACTTTGCACCTGGAGGAGAACCAGATCATGGAGATGACTGACTACTGCTTGCAAGACCTTTGCAATCTTCAGGAGTTATATATAAATCATAATCAgatcagcagcatttctgcaaatGCATTCTCTGGCCTGAAGAATCTTTTAAGATTACATCTCAACTCCAACAAATTGAAGGTTATTGACAGCCGTTGGTTTGATTCTACTCCTAACTTAGAGATTCTTATGATTGGAGAAAATCCGGTGATTGGAATACTAGATATGAACTTCAAACCTCTCTCCAATTTAAGGAGTCTTGTTTTGGCAGGTATGTATCTCACAGACATCCCTGGCAATGCCTTGGTAGGCTTGGACAGTCTTGAAAGTCTTTCCTTCTATGACAACAAGTTGGTAAAAGTTCCTCAGCTTGCACTTGAAAAAGTTCCAAATCTAAAATTCCTGGATCTCAACAAAAATCCAATTCATAAAATTCAAGAAGGTGATTTTAGAAACATGCTTAGATTGAAAGAGCTTGGAATCAATAACATGGGGGAGCTTGTTTCTATGGATAGGTACGCGCTGGACAACCTGCCTGAACTTACAAAGCTGGAAGCCACCAACAACCCAAAGCTGTCTTACATCCATCGTTTGGCCTTTCGTAACGTCCCTGCCCTGGAGAGTTTGATGCTGAACAACAACGCCTTGAACGCCGTCTACCAAAAAACAGTGGAGTCCCTCCCAAACCTGCGTGAGATCAGCATCCACAGCAACCCCCTGCGGTGCGACTGCGTCATTCACTGGATCAActcaaacaaaaccaacatcCGCTTCATGGAACCTCTCTCCATGTTCTGCGCCATGCCTCCAGAGTACAGAGGACAACAGGTAAAAGAAGTGCTAACACAGGATTCAAACGAGCAGTGTCTTCCAATGATCTCTCACGAGACCTTTCCAAATCACTTGAACTTGGACATTGGCATGACGGTGTTCTTAGACTGTAGGGCCATGGCAGAACCCGAGCCAGAAATTTACTGGGTCACTCCCCTCGGAAATAAAGTCACTGTTGAAAGCCTCTCTGACAAATACAAGCTGAGCAGCGAAGGCACCTTGGAAATCTCCAACATCCAGATTGAAGACTCCGGGAGGTACACCTGCGTTGCTCAGAACGTAGAGGGAGCTGACACCAGGGTCGCCACAATCCGGGTGAACGGAACGCTTCTGGATGGCACCCAGGTCCTGAAAATCTTTGTGAAGCAAGCTGAATCACATTCCATTTTAGTTTCTTGGAAAGTTAACTCCAATGTCATGACTTCCAATTTAAAGTGGTCGTCGGCTACTATGAAGATTGACAACCCTCACATTACATACACCGCTCGGGTCCCAGTTGATGTACACGAATACAACCTCACGCATTTACAACCTTCTACAGATTATGAAGTGTGTCTCACTGTGTCCAACATCCACCAACAAACACAAAAGTCCTGTGTTAACGTtacaacaaaaaatgcagcttttgcGCTTGATATTTCAGACCAGGAAACCAGCACTGCTCTGGCAGCGGTCATGGGATCCATGTTTGCTGTAATTAGCCTTGCCTCCATTTCTGTTTACATTGCAAAAagatttaagaggaaaaactaCCACCATTCgttgaaaaaatatatgcaaaagaCCTCCTCAATCCCCCTGAATGAGCTCTATCCTCCACTTATTAATCTCTGGGAAGGCGACAGCGATAAGGACAAGGATGGTTCTGCAGAGACCAAGCCGACCCAAGTCGACACATCCAGAAGCTATTACATGTGGTAA